Proteins from a genomic interval of Proteiniborus ethanoligenes:
- a CDS encoding ABC transporter permease, which yields MVKVKKYSFYLLLAPGFLFLLVFAILPLVMLISGSFASEGSFTLSRYIEFFKDDYYITILLRTLKLALISTVISAVLGFPTAYYISKTNVNKRGLYIALSVFPMLTSPVVRSFSWMVILGKYGIVNNLLIKIGLIREPLSLLYNEFSIVVGFVYLFMPLMILSLVGVLENIDKDLIMAAESLGATRFKAFMKVIFPLSVPGLIVGSVLVFTGSLTAYTTPQLLGGTKSRVLATVIYQNAMTLFDWDTAAVVATIMIIVTILVSGIINSFARKLNSRG from the coding sequence ATGGTTAAAGTGAAGAAATATTCGTTTTATTTGCTTCTAGCTCCAGGATTTCTTTTTTTACTAGTTTTTGCGATACTTCCATTAGTCATGCTGATTTCTGGTTCCTTTGCTAGTGAAGGAAGCTTCACACTAAGCAGATATATTGAGTTCTTTAAGGATGATTACTATATTACTATTTTACTAAGAACTTTAAAGCTAGCATTGATATCAACTGTAATATCTGCAGTTTTAGGATTTCCAACGGCCTATTATATTAGCAAGACTAATGTAAATAAAAGAGGCTTATATATTGCTTTATCAGTGTTTCCTATGCTGACAAGTCCTGTAGTAAGGTCATTTAGCTGGATGGTTATACTAGGGAAATATGGCATAGTAAACAATCTATTGATAAAGATAGGTCTTATAAGGGAGCCTTTATCATTGCTATATAATGAATTTTCAATAGTAGTTGGATTTGTATATTTATTTATGCCATTGATGATATTATCCTTAGTAGGTGTACTTGAAAATATAGACAAGGACTTAATAATGGCTGCAGAGAGTTTGGGAGCTACAAGGTTTAAGGCATTTATGAAGGTGATTTTTCCACTAAGTGTACCTGGCTTAATAGTAGGTAGTGTACTAGTATTTACAGGAAGCTTAACAGCTTATACTACTCCCCAGCTACTAGGTGGTACAAAGTCAAGAGTTCTTGCAACGGTTATATATCAAAATGCTATGACACTATTTGACTGGGATACTGCTGCAGTTGTGGCTACTATAATGATTATTGTGACAATCTTAGTCAGCGGAATTATTAATTCCTTTGCAAGAAAGTTAAATTCTAGGGGGTGA